From the genome of Ziziphus jujuba cultivar Dongzao chromosome 6, ASM3175591v1, one region includes:
- the LOC107431219 gene encoding 2,3-bisphosphoglycerate-independent phosphoglycerate mutase, producing the protein MGSSGFSWKLPDHPKLPKGKIIGLIVLDGWGEANPDQYNCIHVAETPTMDSLKKGAPEKWRLVRAHGTAVGLPTEDDMGNSEVGHNALGAGRIYAQGAKLVDLALASGKIYDGEGFKYIKESFESGTLHLIGLLSDGGVHSRIDQLQLLLKGASERGAKRIRVHILTDGRDVLDGSSVGFVETLENDLAKLREKGVDAQVASGGGRMYVTMDRYENDWDVVKRGWDAQVLGEAPHKFKSAVEAVKKLREEPNANDQYLPPFVIVDDNGKAVGPIVDGDAVVTFNFRADRMVMIAKALEYEDFDKFDRVRFPKIRYAGMLQYDGELKLPSHYLVSPPEIERTSGEYLVHNGVCTFACSETVKFGHVTFFWNGNRSGYFNPEMEEYVEIPSDSGITFNVQPKMKALEIAEKARDAILSRKFHQVRVNLPNSDMVGHTGDVDATVVACKAADEAVKIILDAIEQVGGIYVVTADHGNAEDMVKRNKSGKPLLDKNGNIQILTSHTLQPVPIAIGGPGLAPGVRFRNDVPNGGLANVAATVINLHGFEAPSDYETTLIEVVD; encoded by the exons ATGGGTAGCTCAGGATTCTCGTGGAAATTGCCGGATCATCCCAAACTGCCCAAGGGCAAGATCATCGGTTTGATTGTTTTGGATGGTTGGGGCGAAGCTAACCCCGATCAGTATAACTGTATCCATGTCGCCGAAACCCCCACCATGGATTCCCTCAAGAAG GGTGCTCCTGAAAAATGGAGGCTAGTCAGAGCTCATGGGACTGCTGTAGGGCTACCAACTGAAGATGATATGGGCAATAGTGAAGTGGGTCATAACGCATTGGGTGCTGGACGCATTTATGCTCAGGG GGCAAAGCTCGTCGATCTTGCCCTTGCCTCTGGAAAAATATATGATGGAGAAGGCTTTAAGTACATTAAAGAATCTTTTGAAAGTGGCACATTGCATCTCATTGGGTTATTAAGTGATGGAGGAGTTCATTCAAGGATTGATCAATTGCAA TTGTTGCTTAAGGGAGCTAGTGAACGTGGTGCAAAAAGAATTCGTGTTCATATTCTTACCGATGGACGTGATGTTTTGGATGGTTCTAGTGTTGGATTTGTGGAAACACTTGAAAATGACCTTGCAAAGTTACGTGAAAAAGGTGTTGATGCACAGGTTGCATCTGGTGGTGGTCGCATGTATGTCACCATGGATAGATATGAG AATGACTGGGATGTTGTGAAAAGAGGATGGGATGCCCAAGTTCTTGGTGAAGCCCCACATAAATTTAAGAGTGCTGTTGAGGCTGTCAAGAAATTGAGGGAGGAACCCAATGCCAATGACCAGTACCTTCCTCCCTTTGTTATTGTTGATGATAATGGGAAGGCTGTGGGACCTATAGTGGATGGTGATGCTGTTGTTACATTCAATTTCCGAGCAGATCGGATGGTTATGATTGCTAAGGCTCTTGAATATgaagattttgataaatttgatcGAGTTAGATTCCCTAAAATTCGTTATGCTGGGATGCTTCAGTATGATGGTGAGCTGAAACTTCCAAGCCACTACCTTGTTTCTCCTCCTGAAATAGAGAGAACCTCTGGTGAATATCTAGTACATAATGGTGTTTGCACTTTTGCTTGCAG TGAGACTGTTAAATTTGGTCATGTCACTTTCTTCTGGAATGGAAATCGCTCAGGGTATTTTAACCCTGAGATGGAGGAATATGTGGAAATTCCAAGTGATAGTGGAATCACATTCAATGTGCAACCGAAAATGAAAGCTTTGGAGATTGCCGAAAAGGCAAGGGATGCTATACTTAGTCGCAAATTTCACCAG GTCCGTGTCAACCTGCCAAATAGTGATATGGTGGGACATACAGGTGATGTTGACGCGACAGTTGTGGCTTGCAAGGCTGCTGATGAGGCAGTCAAG ATTATCCTTGATGCAATAGAGCAGGTGGGTGGAATTTACGTTGTCACTGCAGATCATGGAAATGCCGAAGACATGGTGAAGAGGAACAAGTCCGGTAAACCTCTTCTTGACAAAAATGGCAACATTCAAATACTCACATCACATACTCTTCAGCCG GTGCCTATTGCAATTGGAGGTCCTGGTTTAGCACCTGGTGTAAGGTTCCGCAACGATGTTCCTAATGGTGGGCTGGCCAATGTCGCTGCAACTGTGATCAATCTTCATGGATTTGAGGCTCCCAGTGACTACGAGACCACCCTCATTGAAGTTGTCGACTAG
- the LOC125419033 gene encoding protein LURP-one-related 8, whose protein sequence is MTKVYPNSGGGSRTTAPQKVMRYSSSADENQQEGAEVLTVWKKSLLFNCTGFTVFNAKGNLVFRVDNYLAGNKAEIVLMDAAGKPLLTIRRKRLSLGDNWLVFEGEKVVNPLFCVRKHVNILNGKCLAYVSSSCGSSSSSRAGKKGSSVLYEIEGSYAQRSCGVYDQKRRRVAEIKRKEAAVGGVALGGDVFRLIVNEPHHLDTATAMSLVILLDQMFGSSSYSTR, encoded by the exons ATGACAAAGGTATATCCAAACTCCGGTGGTGGGTCGAGGACTACGGCGCCTCAGAAGGTGATGAGGTACTCTTCCAGCGCGGATGAAAACCAGCAGGAGGGGGCGGAGGTGTTGACGGTGTGGAAGAAGTCGCTGCTGTTCAATTGTACAGGTTTCACGGTGTTTAACGCCAAGGGTAATCTGGTGTTCAGGGTGGATAACTACTTGGCAGGTAACAAGGCTGAGATCGTACTCATGGACGCTGCTGGCAAGCCCCTCCTCACAATCCGTcgcaag AGGTTGAGCCTGGGAGACAACTGGCTGGTATTCGAGGGAGAGAAGGTGGTGAATCCGCTGTTCTGCGTGAGAAAGCATGTGAACATCCTGAACGGAAAGTGCTTGGCGTACGTGAGCAGCAGCTGCGGATCATCGTCATCATCACGGGCCGGGAAGAAGGGATCATCAGTATTGTATGAGATAGAGGGGTCGTACGCGCAAAGGAGCTGCGGCGTGTACGACCAGAAGAGGCGGAGAGTGGCGGAGATAAAGAGGAAGGAGGCGGCAGTGGGAGGAGTGGCATTAGGAGGAGATGTGTTTCGTCTGATAGTGAATGAGCCTCATCACTTGGATACTGCAACCGCCATGTCCCTCGTCATCCTCCTCGATCAGATGTTTGGATCCTCCTCCTATTCTACACGCTAG